The sequence agtctatttaattggttgcttgtttattttattcatgctttaattttattccgctgcaaaattactcaaggtgttattgtaggtgttgtcaacaccttgtgacaacacctcaaactgtttatgtgcaaacACTTTTCCCttacagttaccaaaatggatccaggaagcagtccaagaaacatgggcaaataatgatcatttgtccaaaggagatgtgcttgagttatacttttttagtgcagctccagaaccaacattgaaaggatcacacgaaccctttcatttcatcaatctgaggagacctgatataaatagtcataaatttatcaaggatcctaaaactgaagaaatacgcttggtgtccactttcgggaaaaatgagatctcaaccagaagggcatgagatatttgggtctgtctttctgagatggacaaagtcaagtttccattcaaattttatcagaattatgtgaatggatcgttcctgttaaacacaatgacatgaAAAACTACAgcctttgcggaagaactcttcgaaaagaagagaaatcttttaTGGAACAACAAGCTTCCAGGGAATAAAGAAACTCgtcaaaaattttgtaacatggctcatattggacgatggtaagagaatatctgcccagaattcccaaatcagaaggagccagaatttggaaaaacctttagaccccaaACGGATCGGAAggattttttcgagacaagcaaaggtgaaCAAGGACCActgaagatgcgttttcacaggggcctacttcaaaagcaaaagatgtcccgacaacaataaagcaggcatgtgaggagaataaagtcaAAAGAAAGTGAcaggcatgtgattcctccactagtaaaagatgccatcaataatggcataaaaatacaagacagctgcgtcctccactagtaaaagatgtcatcaataatgacataaagaaatacaagacaattgtgagattccctgaagtttctcgatgaaacgagtggaactagaACTATAAATACAGggatttgaggaagctgaaaacatcgatcattcccttcagttttcttacaaataaattgttgtaatatttctctctctgttgtattaagtttttttatgtatttcaagaacaaggctactatgagtagctaaacaagttttcttctcctcttcaaaggagttgatttatgcaataatattatgtctgaataaatttactaaatctctcgttctttcatgctcatattttataattaaatttatatatcatacgccttaaggtaggaaacgaattaaggctgtgctgggtatCGTTGAAGGatcttgtgcagaaaccatctgttgcgactgcatggtttgagtgtgaggagcacttcgtaaaactcggcaggtatggcCCGACGaaattatggtcaaagaggtatttaaattttattcatcttacggaagtatgttggaccctaatccagGATATATcagctggaaaccttgcgtaactaatagttttgcatggccgggactggttcgataggtataacaaagccacgtacaaaagattagttttaattaattattaattcaaAAATAGGAACCACTAgggagtgaaaaaaaaaagggtGGGTAGAGAGTTAAGATAAAGAGAAGTTTGATAGTGggaagtttaaaataatttgccatTAAAAAAACCACCTAGGTGGTGCTAGGCGATGTGTGGCCATCCTTCTACCATTTTTTAGAACACTGAAATATACGTGGATGACTAcaaatatatgtataaatacttgtgtgtgtgtatttttGAGTTTTCAAACAATCATGATACAGCATTACAGTTGGTTGGGCAAAGGAGCGACTAGCGAGTAAAGTAGGATTCCCTTgttattttttgttatatatatggATCGAGTTGACTCATGTCACGGATATAAATTATATTGTCTTATAAGAAATTTACTCTAAAGGCAAAATAAGAAAACATGTTTGGCAGAGAAGGATATATAAAAACACATTAATGCAGAAttattaaaagattaaaactgacgattatataaaaaaataaaatttctcatGAATGTAATAATTTTTCAATCAAATATCAAGGCTAAGTTCGTTGCAAAATGTCCCGGAATAAACACAGCCGATGGCAACGTAaactaaatatttattataaataaataattgaaatccAGTTTTCAACTTTCGTACTGTTAGAAATaagacttggacctaactcacctcaaaagctagctcaagaggtgaaggttgcccttgtctatattaagggctCCCAGGAATTATATCCTTACGATGTGGGACAATATTTCAATACACCCCCCACATGTCCAGGAATGAACATCTGAAGCGTGCAGATATTAACGGGTGGCCTAACTATAGGCAGCTCAATTATGGGCGGTCCAACACACACGGAGGGCCTGAGCTTTGATACCATGTTAAGAAATGAGACTTGGatctaactcacctcaaaagctagctcaagaggtgagggttgcccttgtctatattaagggctCCCAGAAATTGTATCCTACCGATGTGGGACACATTGGTTAGGAGTTAGCCACTTAGGTATCAAAATTTGTTGTGCACATTTTTCCCCATATTTTCGGGAACAAATTTCCACATGTTTAAAAGTCATCTATCTCAATAATAGTTATCTACGacatttcttttctttctttttttgaaTAATATCTGCGGCACGTTAGGAGTTGTGTGCGTGTGTACGTGTTTATATATACAAGTGAAAATGCACACGCTTCCTGTGTGTTAAAAGATGAGTTTTTTTTCATGTGAAAAGTAGAATGAATGGGAGGTTGTTAGTGGGATTGGGGTAGGAAATGTAATTATGGATAACAAAAAAGTGAATGAGGGGCAAAAGTGGAAACAAAGATGGTGTCCACATATAAGCGGGTTTTTTAGGCGTCTcaactattataatatagtagatatatatatatatatgtatgtatgtatgtatgattATGCTATAGGATTATTGTTTGATGCAAAGAATATAGATTTTATTAAGGACAATAAGTTTTTTAGTCTAATAACTTTACTTTCTTTGGCTTTTGgttccattaactttttcgatgtgggttttagtacactaactttgcattttcagtgttttttggtccaactgtatatgtgtcagcttctgattggtccacgttATCATTTTGAACCAATCAAAAGTAGACACGTATGCAGTtagaccaaaaaacactgaaaatgcaaagttagtgtaccaaaacccacatcgaaaaatttaatggaccaaaaccaaaacatggacaagttaatggaccaaaaaaacttattttcccattttattaaattttatacatcaaaaaaatatattatataaataaataattaagattATGTAGGACTGAATTTATACTTGTTTTTTTTACCAAAAACTATAACTAATGATAAAAATataactcaaattttttaaattatacaaCAATCCAAGATGAAAACATAACTAATTCTCAGCACTTGTACACaaattttacttttattttttaatggtTGTCAATAATTCAAACGCATAATGGAATGCGAGACTTAGAATAACACAACCTACCCTTTATTGGTTTGATAggacaataaaataattaattatctaataataataatcaatacaTGATTTGTGTAGGCTAAGAAATAATgtgtattaataataatattaggTTGATTGAACCAatgaaaacaataatttatatttgtatACATTTTATTATACATATAATTGGGTGATTTATCCTTCTTAAAAATCTCCTTCCCATTaccgtcaaaaaaaaaaattctccttCCCATATTCCCAATTGACCCTCATGAACATGTTATAAATTTGACGTGTAATAAAGGAGATAAGTGTCAAAGATacttttgaaaaatgaatgaAAAAACTTGACGATAAAGTATTACATAATCAACTCATGACAAACTATATATAACTAGCATAACAGCACACATtgtgtatataaaataatataatatatttagtattatattttatatttaaatattatatgttttcaataatttttaaaattatttttttttcatttctaaaataatataaaagtaaattttaaaagttatttactattttattttttctataatgattagttgagaaaaaatatataaataaaatcaaatttacttATTTATATTGTGTaaagacatttttggaaacaaaAAATAGTGCCCTCACTTTAACTCTTTAAAGTGCTAAACTATTATATAAAACTAGCAACCGTAACACGTGATTTTCACGTGCtcgataatttaattattttaaaaaatgtaaaaaacTATCACGAAGAAAAAATATGAGATTTTTTTAGATAAATTAGAGAAAATTATAAAAACTTGTATTGATAACTTAATAAGAATTTATGAATGatgactttttttattttttttaaagataagGATGCTATAGAAAAGTGGGGATAATTTACAAATTTAAGATGAAACATAAAAAAGAGACGTGTGTTAAACTCAaggataaatgaaaaaaaaaatttgatgtgATTTGACACACAAAAAATGATAAGTATAAGGAATAGAATTATTATATAATAgtacaaatataaaaaatatatagtgAATAATCCGGGTCTGAGCCCAACTATATATATACCAGCGCTTGAATATGACCAAAATGCTAATCTCTTTTAACTAATTAATTTTGTggtttaattaatcatgtaacgCAAGGGATAGTTAATTTGAGGGACTTAAATTAAACCCTATAATTTGttctaaataaattttaaaaattttaataaagttTTGTAGTTCATCGTGCATCATTTTATAATGATGATCACGTAAATTAATCACTGATcgataatttatttgaaataacaTATATTCCGGAATTCGGAttcatatattataaataataaagtACTCGCTAGCTACATATCGATATCGTCATTAGTGCATGCATAATATATTGATTTTCTGAAAGAATATAATATTTAGTCATAAGTTTTTAATTTGGAACAACATATATAATTACTTCCATTTCTATTTCAAAGAAGAAATTATTACTCTCTGTGCTTCTTAATTTGTATTGTATTGgggtaaaaaataattttgtttaCTTATAAATATGgtttaggaaaaaaaaattgattttggatcttgtaattttgtcattttgcgattttggtcttaTATGTTATCAAATTCTAGTTTTATTTctacaattttttatttttggtaatttGAGTCTTTTTTTTCATTGAAAGTGCTAATGTGACATTAATATTAGCGTCGTCACATCAACAATGCACTGATTTCATGCCAGCACTAAGTCGGAGAAAAGACTAAATTATTAAAAGAGAAAGATAGTCgaataaaactgaaatttgataatataaagAACCAAAATTGCAAAGAAGCAGTGACGGAGCCACACTAAAGCCCGGGTGgcacaaaattttttcaaaaaattatatatattaattttgaagaattttaaaataatttgatgATAGCCCGGGTATTTTATTCCAAAATATTGAAGGATTCAAGAGATAAAAATTGTAGCTCGAGTATAATGAAATTTCTGGCTCCACCATTATAAAGAAGCCAAATATATGAGACCAAAGAAaactattttttcaaaaaattatatatattaattttgaagGATTTTAGAATAATTTGATAAtagctcgggtattttattccaaaatattaaagGATTCAAGGGATAAAAATTGTTGATCGAGATCATTGCAAAGAAGCCAAAtatatgagaaaaaaaaaacaattttttcctttgatatatgtaataaataaacaaatgaaGCGGACGACATATAGCCCATTTAAAGTCAAATTATGAGACGTAGGACAGTTTCCAGTTCGAAATCTAATCATAACAAATCAATCTcctaactcaaataaataatcaaataacagttGAAAATATTTGGTAACAATGCTAACTTTGTGtgattattaaatattaaaaaaaaggcTAATTGCACGATTtatatctaaaaatattttcatcatacaacatacacatacatatatacagTTATAAATAAGGGTAAGCCAAAAGCTTTGTGAGACCCAACACAACTCATGGCTTCACTCCCGCTGCCATGCGCCACCCTCAGTCCCACCACCAACAAACCCCCCGCCGCCTCCCCCCGCCGTCTCTTCCCTAAGCCATCCAATTTCATCACCTCGGAGAACCGCAGCCGCCGCCTGCAAGTTTCCTGCGCCGCCAATGGCGAGAGCCCAAAACCCACCTCCGAAAACCTCGAAACTTCCAAAGGGAAGGTCGACAGGAGGAACATGCTTCTCGGCATAGGCGGCCTCTACGGTGCCGCCAACCTCATTTCATCTCCCGGCGCCTCCGCGAACCCCGTGCAAGCTCCGGAGCTCGACAAATGCGGCACCGCCACCAACCTGAACACCGGCGAAAAACTGGACATCAACTGCTGCCCACCCGTCGTACAAACCATCACGGATTTCAAGATCCCTCCGGTCATAAAGATGAAAGTGAGGCCAGCTGCGCATAAAGTGTCGGCTGAGTACATATACAAGTACAATCTAGCCATCCAGCGGATGAAAGATCTCCCAGCAGACGACCCGCGAAGCTTCACGCAGCAAGCGAACATCCACTGCGCTTACTGCAATGGAGCTTACGATCAACCCGGGCAGGGAAGTCTGGATATTCAAGTGCACAACAGTTGGCTTTTCTTCCCTTTCCACAGATGGTATCTTTACTTCTACGAGAGAATCTTGGGGAAACTGATTAACGATCCAACTTTCGCTATCCCATTCTGGAACTGGGATAACCCTAAAGGGATGACCATCCCACCCATGTTCGTTGACACCAAAGCATCCATCTACGACGAAAAACGCAACCAAGCCAACCTGCCTCCGGCGGTGATTGATCTTGGCCTGACGGGGAACACGGACCCTCTTCAAGTCGTGTCTAATAACCTCACCGTCATGTATACCGAGATGATTCGAGGTAACTCGACCGCCACAGATTTTATGGGACAACCGTATAGGGAAGGAACCCCCGTCAACCCCGGGCCGGGATCTTCGGAGCGTGGCTCACACACGTCTGCTCATGTCTGGGTGGGAGATCCCAGACAGCCCAGCGGGGAGGATATGGGTAACTTTTACTCTGCGGGGAGAGACCCCTTGTTTTACTGCCACCACGGGAATGTGGATCGAATGTGGACTCTGTGGCAGTTCTTTCTGCCAAGTAGCAAGGTGCCGGACAAGAAAATCACGGACCCTGATTTCCTCAACGCCTCGTTCGTGTTCTACGACGAAAACTCTAATCTGGTGCGCGTGTACGTGAAGGATTGTTTAAGCAACTTAGACATGGGATACGACTACGAAAGAATCGACCTTCCCTGGCTCGACTACAGGCCTCCGTCTCAAACCGCGTCCGCCAAGGTCACTAGAGCTAACACAACGGCGAAGAAAGCAGATAAAGTCTTCCCTCTGGATCTGGACAAAATCGTCCGAGTCCTGGTCCCCAAAACCAAGAAAGGGAAGGCCGATGAGCTTCTTGTGCTGGAAAACATAACCGTGGACACCACCAAGTTCTTGAAATTCGACGTCTTCATCAACGACGAGGACGACAATGTCCGGGAGCTAGACAAGGCCGCGTACATCGGTACCTATGCTCAGGTTCCACACAAGACACCGAACAAAACGGCAACGACTTCGATCCGGCTGAAGCTTACGGATGTGTACGATGATATGGATGTGGCGGATGA comes from Henckelia pumila isolate YLH828 chromosome 4, ASM3356847v2, whole genome shotgun sequence and encodes:
- the LOC140864394 gene encoding polyphenol oxidase I, chloroplastic-like gives rise to the protein MASLPLPCATLSPTTNKPPAASPRRLFPKPSNFITSENRSRRLQVSCAANGESPKPTSENLETSKGKVDRRNMLLGIGGLYGAANLISSPGASANPVQAPELDKCGTATNLNTGEKLDINCCPPVVQTITDFKIPPVIKMKVRPAAHKVSAEYIYKYNLAIQRMKDLPADDPRSFTQQANIHCAYCNGAYDQPGQGSLDIQVHNSWLFFPFHRWYLYFYERILGKLINDPTFAIPFWNWDNPKGMTIPPMFVDTKASIYDEKRNQANLPPAVIDLGLTGNTDPLQVVSNNLTVMYTEMIRGNSTATDFMGQPYREGTPVNPGPGSSERGSHTSAHVWVGDPRQPSGEDMGNFYSAGRDPLFYCHHGNVDRMWTLWQFFLPSSKVPDKKITDPDFLNASFVFYDENSNLVRVYVKDCLSNLDMGYDYERIDLPWLDYRPPSQTASAKVTRANTTAKKADKVFPLDLDKIVRVLVPKTKKGKADELLVLENITVDTTKFLKFDVFINDEDDNVRELDKAAYIGTYAQVPHKTPNKTATTSIRLKLTDVYDDMDVADDDDVLVTLVPRHKGPGVTIGGIKIIENPLTATTTTSSST